CTCTCTCGTTACACAACTCAATTATGTCGTGCTGGCATTTTGGGAGGTATTGTAGCTTCACGTGggaaatacaataaaaatattaatatcattAAGGCATTGGTAGAGCTATGGTGTTCAGAAACAAATACTTTTCATCTTCCATATGGTGAGGTTGGGATTTCTTTATGGGAAATTAGGGGGCTTAGTGGGCTTCCAATTATTGGTGACATGTATGATGAGTATATCCTACCAAATTCTGAACTTTATAACAAAAACAATTATCCCAATTGTGTTAGGGAGCTTTTTGATATTTATGAATGGCTTATAGCTCGATCTTCTAATAAGCGTGTACGGTATGACTTATGGGTGAATTTCTTTTACACAAGCTGTAAGAAGTTGAGTCGATCTAAATCTCGAAATATAAGCAACAGAGAGCTCGCTCCCTCATATACAGAAGATACAACTCGAGCGACCTACATTTCCTTATGGCTATGCAATTTTGTAATGCCTTCTTGGTTAGATCATTTTATCAGGCCGGAAACATTTATTATGGCTTCTAAGCTAGCGTTAGGTGAGAGGGTTGCCTTAGCCCCTGCTATTCTTTGTGCCATTCACGCCGGCTTGTCTTTCATGAGTGACCATCCCGAAGGTCCTGCGCATCCTGGGCCTCAATTCCCTGTTAGTTTTCTATATACGTGGATTGGTCTTCATTTTGAACAGACTTATTCTAGGAAGGTGATCAGCGATAATATCAAAAACATCGCCGGCTTACAAAGCCATCCTCAAATGATACTTTTTATGGATGCGGCAGCTTCTCCTTTTAATGCTAAGCGAGCACGAATTCATCTCAGATCAAGCTCCCATTTTGTGTGGCGTCCCTTGccatattcttattcttttgttAATGATGGTTGGCTTTATGATGCAAAATTGACTACAGGAGAGTGTAAATATCCAAAAGAGGtctatgaatatataatttctatCAGACAGAGTGTGCTTCCACTTCGTTTGGGGAACAAACTGCACACACAGCCATATAATCCTCATCGTTTTGCTCGACAATTTGGCTTTGATCAATCTTTTCCTGAAAGTATCAATGTTCCTAAACTAGCCAATCATCTTGGGACACTTGCTGGGTGTTGGAATCATTTTCTGCGATATGGAACTTCTACTAACTATTTTATACCAAAGGAAGATCGGATTGGCAAACCGACTTTACATTATACGCGTTGGTGGTCTAATAGCGTGCATTCGAGCTTCAAGCATGGAGTGGGCTATTTACTAAATGCAGATGATCCCcgcaagaagaagaaaaaaagtgttatgaaaaattcaacttttgaGGGAAGATTGAATTCCTCAAATGTTATAAACGAAAGAGTACTAAATTCTCCAGAACCAGAGGGAAAGCAACTTGACTTATTTCCAGAATATGATCATATTCAAGCTGGTCCTTCCGATGACTCTTCTCAATTTGAAGTTATTGGCCTCAGTTTTCCAATTCACGAAGATGATAGATATAAGAAATCTAAGGTATACTCATTAGCATTTTCAGTTATCttctctttactttttttttgtcgaacttcttttgttttattgtgTTTGTAGGAAGTGCTCATTATGGATTCACCCACCGGAGGTGAAATGCATTTGCAAGATTCTACGACAAGGTCAAACGTGCGACATAGAATCCgaatgttgttgttgttgttgttgttgtcgtttttttttttcttttcttttttctagcaacctctctttctatatattaactatatttatatttatatttttacatagaTATGCAATGTGGAACCATCTTTAAGAAGCCCAAAAAATCTGCTATTGGATGGTTCAACTAAAGTAGCCCATGGAAAGCTTCCCCTTACTGTGTCTTCAATAATAGGTGACCATTTTTATTCATAACTAACTGCGTACGCCATACTTAtcttatatatacatttttgaCCGATAGAATCACAAATCGGAAAGAGTGGGTCTATTGAGGATGATATATCTCCGTATGATGATGAATTGGTTTCAAAACCTTCGCCGCCAAAGGTAATTTTATTGCTCGGTTAAATCCATATGCCTTCTATTAGTCTTAAATTAGCATTTGATTCTCAACTAAAGAAGGAGGTAAGATATGGATAATAATGTGTAATTTTTCGTTAGAAATCTGTAGCcgcaaaaattttgtaaatcgGAGCTATAACGAAAATGTTATGGCCCATTTACATTTTGGTCCCTGTATTTACGAAATAGTCCCTGCAGTTTCATTTCAGTCCCCGCAGCTtcatttttctttgatttttttgacGCAAATCTATATTCTCGGTCTTTCCTTTTGGTCTAAAATTGCTCTCAAGGAATTCATGGCTGTAACAATGCATAAGTTAGGATTACAACGGAATGTTATAACCCGTTTTACATAATACtccttattttttgttttacaaaATAGTCCCTGCAGCATGTATCTTCAATTTTGCTCCGAATATCAGCATATAGTCCTTTTTGTCACAGGATCCACTCACAGATGTTGCAGATATTGGAGTGTCATCTTTCAGTGAAGCTTGCGCGACTCATCATGaggtatatatgtatttattttgaaCTTCATCGGgaaaagaagattttttttttcctttctctctcttttttttatcaaaattgtcCCAAGTTCTATTTCGTATCACTCCCGTAGTCATACATTAAGCGTATTTACTATTTCTTTTACACCATAACTCCATTGTTTAGGATGAGGGTGCTAAAAAAGATGATGACAGTATAGTAGAGAAAAGCAAAAATGAAGCTATAACAGAATCGCCTTCACTGGGTAAAAGAGAACGAGTTATTGATATTTCGACTATAGAGGTGCATAAGAGAGCTCGTTTGGAGACCAATTTAAATTCAACTGGTAAggcctcaattttttttttgtcaaagttTCTTTTAATACATAAAAGGCAATATGCCCTATGAAAGCATCCCTTTTATTGTCTCTTTTTTGTGCGCAGATTTTCTGGTAGAgtcaaaatcaaataatgatCCGGAAGATGCTTTATCGCCTTATGGCGACGAAGTGGACTACGAGCCTACACCTTCACCACCTGAAGCTCTTGAAAATAATGATATGGTGAGATTTTATATATTCAAAcatttcttcttctcattttctttctcatttttattcttttctcttttttataggATGTACCACTTGACGAGAATGTCGGTATTCGCTTGGATAGTGGCACAGGAGATTCCCAAAGCGAGATACCTATTGTGGCCAAGTCATTTTTGATCGATCGCATAATGGATACTATGAAGACATTCAATCGTCGCAAATTTAGATCAGCTCGAGAAGAAGTATCAAAATATTGCCAATGTTTATCTTCACTTGGAATTGATATATCTGAATTGGAAAGGCGTATAAAACCTATATTTGACCATGCAGAGGCCATTGAAGAAGTAGAATCAAgtccaaattttatttcagtTGTTCGACTCATGAATGCTGATGAGAATCTGGcactaagaaaaagaaaacttgcTTTCCATATCAGTACAAAGAGTTCTCTCCTTCAAGGTACTGAAAGTGTCTCTTTAGAGCTTCAACAAaccagagagaaaataaaagaactagAAGAGAGTATATTGCATTTGAAAAGTACAGAAGCGGAATTGACACTTAGACTCGAAGTGGCTGATGACTCCTTAAAGAAACTATTACCGACTGAAGAAGAACTGCAAAAGGATGTCGTTGATGCAGAAAAGGAGTATACTGCAACCATTGAAGGTTGTAATGATTCTAAAGAATCCACTGGTCTTCGAGAATTAATAGAATTGTTTGAGGAGCGTCgtcaaatatttgaaatttgacttcttcttttcttctctttgttatttttgtttgtcaCTAATAAGAAACAATATTTTGTAGTCTCAATAGTTTGAATGTTTTGGATTATGCTTGAGTATTTGATCTCCTCATCTTTTTTATATTGTGTTGCATTGTGACAATGATTATCTTGTGAGAATGGCTTTGTTTATTTTGCCTCGATCACCACGCATGACCAACTCTAAGTTGGGTTATCCCAACTTTTATTTATAGGTCTCGAAGAATTTTCTCAAAACAAAGATCCTTAATTTGCCACAGctaatatttcatatttttatttccgAAGTCCGATGTGGAAAATCAAGAATGCTAGTGGCTCAAATCCATATTTTGACTAGTTAGAGACACGgttaatctaaattaaattttcaatactCAATTTAATGACATAGCGATCATATTAGagtgctcagtttaacgacatggcggtcataTTACAtcagatgctcagtttaacgacatggcggtcataTTACATCTGGATGCTCCCCTAACTTCTGTTTGTGGGATGAAAATTCTACACTTTATTCCTGAAGTCCAATATGACCCATATTGTCTAAACAACATGTAcaccactttttttttctttttttttcctttttttttttttattccaatctGGATGTGGGCTGAgatagattttggattttatatgATCTGGGCCCATATCTACTTGCAGGCTGAGCTGAATTTCGGGCTTTAATATCCTGGGCCCGAATTTGTATGTAGGCTGAATTTCGGGTTGTATAAGTTATGGGCCCGAATTGCATTTGGGCTTGGTGCTTTTGTACTTCTTATAGAGTTCATTGGGCCCATGAATAAGTGATGAATTGGACCACTAAATAACTCAAATTcaatttcccctttttttttatacataatatttcTTTAGAAAACGACCGTTGATAGGTGGCATTGGTCTTTCACCTTTGGCGTCAATTAACTGATAAGCGCCGCCTTCATAGGCTTTTTCCACCACATATGGGCCTTCCCAATTTGGATCGAATTTCTTTCCGGCCTGTTTATTGATTATAATTGGTCTCCGAAGAGCGAGCACCAACTCCCCAACATTGAATGTACGGTATCGGGTGAGTTTATTATATGCGCTTACCATTTGAGCTTGATAGAGTTCCAAATTTTGTTGGGCAGTTAACCTGACTTCATCTAATGTATCTAGCTCATCAAGCCTTAGTAGAGCATTTTCTTCATTTGTTAATTCGTGTTGAACTGCTATTCGCAATGAGGGCAATTCAACTTCTAACGGCAATACTGCCTCAGTGCCAAACACCAAAGAGTAGGGTGTTGCTTGAGTTGGTGTTCTATATGTGGTTCGATAGGCCCAAAGAGCTTCTATGATTCGCATATGCcattctttttgatttttgccAATGATTTTCTTTAATAGTTTTATCAAAGTCTTATTAAAGGCTTCAGCCAATCCATTAGCCCTTGCATTATATATTGAAGAATACCGCCAATCAATTTTGTGTTGAGTAGCAAATCTATTGACTTTGAAACTCTTGAAGGCAGTTCCATTATCAGATATAATTCGTCTTGGAACTCCAAATCGATATAGAATATTTTCTCTAAAGAATTTGACAACATCATCTGCTTTTACTTCTCTAAGTGGGATTGCTTCAACCCATCTAGAAAAATAATCTGTAGCAGCAAGAATAAACTTATGCCCCCTGGAAGATGGTGGATTGATAGGCCCTATCACATCTGTTCCCCACATATCAAATGGCCATGAGG
The Ananas comosus cultivar F153 unplaced genomic scaffold, ASM154086v1, whole genome shotgun sequence DNA segment above includes these coding regions:
- the LOC109705334 gene encoding uncharacterized protein LOC109705334, whose translation is MSRFFGDSVEVEDLIEWENYILSRYTTQLCRAGILGGIVASRGKYNKNINIIKALVELWCSETNTFHLPYGEVGISLWEIRGLSGLPIIGDMYDEYILPNSELYNKNNYPNCVRELFDIYEWLIARSSNKRVRYDLWVNFFYTSCKKLSRSKSRNISNRELAPSYTEDTTRATYISLWLCNFVMPSWLDHFIRPETFIMASKLALGERVALAPAILCAIHAGLSFMSDHPEGPAHPGPQFPVSFLYTWIGLHFEQTYSRKVISDNIKNIAGLQSHPQMILFMDAAASPFNAKRARIHLRSSSHFVWRPLPYSYSFVNDGWLYDAKLTTGECKYPKEVYEYIISIRQSVLPLRLGNKLHTQPYNPHRFARQFGFDQSFPESINVPKLANHLGTLAGCWNHFLRYGTSTNYFIPKEDRIGKPTLHYTRWWSNSVHSSFKHGVGYLLNADDPRKKKKKSVMKNSTFEGRLNSSNVINERVLNSPEPEGKQLDLFPEYDHIQAGPSDDSSQFEVIGLSFPIHEDDRYKKSKEVLIMDSPTGESQIGKSGSIEDDISPYDDELVSKPSPPKDPLTDVADIGVSSFSEACATHHEDEGAKKDDDSIVEKSKNEAITESPSLGKRERVIDISTIEIFW